The nucleotide window GGTGGATGCAGCGCTCGATGCGATCGGGGCCAAGAGCCTCGTGCTGGGCGTCGACACCGACCGGTATTTCCCGCTCGACGGGCAGCGTCGCATCGCCCGCCGACTGCGCGGCAGCGTGCACGGTCCGGAGCCGGTGGTGGTGGATTCGCCGTTCGGCCATGACGCGTTCCTCATCGAGGACGAGGCGGTCGGCGCCGCGCTCGGTGCCCTGCTCGCTGCGTGACATGCCACGGCCCCTGTTCGAGGGTCCGAGGCATGCTCGACTTCGCGCTATCGTGTGACATGTCGCCGGCGTCGCTTCGTGCGACCCGAACGACTGGCTGAACATGAAACGAGTGCTCAAGGAGCGCGATCGGCTCCTCCGTCGCCTGGCGGGCATCGCCGGCGGCACGGGCGCGATCGCCACGGCGGCATGCGCCTTCGCACCGGGCGGCATGCCGCAGCTCGCGGCCCTCGTCTGCGTCGTGCTGTCGATGGGGCAGGCCGTGCTCCTCACCAGGTTCGCCATGCGCGGCGCGGGCGCCGAGCCCGTGCTGACGGTGATCGCCTCGGCCGCGCTCATCCTCGCCGTCGGTTTCGCCGGGCCGCACCGGACGCCGGATGCGGCGACGGCGATCGTCGTCTCCGGCGGCCTCACTGCGGCCTCGGTCGCGCTGCCGCTCGTCGTACGCCGGGGCGTCGCCCCGGTCGCCTGGCTCGCGGCGGCCGTGCTCGCCGCAGCCGCCGCCCCCGTCTTCGCGGGCCGCCCGGTCACGGGGGTCGTCGTCGCGATCGCGGCGGGCTGGGCGGCGTTCGCTCTCGCGGGGGCTCTGCTGGAGGCCGCGGGCCGCCGGGCCGCCGACCGCGCCGCCGAGATCGGGCGCGCGCACCGCGCCGAACGGCAGGCGAGCGAGCGGGAGGCGCAGTTCCGC belongs to Agromyces archimandritae and includes:
- a CDS encoding sensor histidine kinase, translated to MKRVLKERDRLLRRLAGIAGGTGAIATAACAFAPGGMPQLAALVCVVLSMGQAVLLTRFAMRGAGAEPVLTVIASAALILAVGFAGPHRTPDAATAIVVSGGLTAASVALPLVVRRGVAPVAWLAAAVLAAAAAPVFAGRPVTGVVVAIAAGWAAFALAGALLEAAGRRAADRAAEIGRAHRAERQASEREAQFRQDARVLHDTVLATLSLLAHSGVGVRADTLRQQADEDARLLRQLRLGAPLGQPSAALFSPEAEAGDILGQTFELVRQRFGRMGLDVSWHGARRLVLPRETLDALVGALGECLENVRRHSGASRADVTISDDDRTVRAMVTDEGVGFDSAGVAAERLGFAESVVGRLEHVGGRARVFSSPGSGTTVMLEVPKP